The Comamonas sp. lk genome contains the following window.
TATTGTTGAACTGCAGCGTGCGGCGACCCACAGCCACTTCATAGCCGGGCGAGGTGCTGTATTCGCGCACCAGAGGATCGCCGTGGGCCACGCCTACCAGCATTGCCAGATCGCGCGCACTGGACTGATTGCTGCTGGACAAGCCTGTGGGCTCCACATAGCGGGTGTCCTTCATGCCCAGTTGGCGGGCTTTGCTGTTCATCAGCTGCACAAACTGCGACAAGCCGCCAGGATAGGTGCGACCCAGGGCATGGGCGGCGCGGTTTTCGCTGGACATCAAGGCCAGATGCAGCATCTCGCCGCGCGTCAGCGTGGTACCCACACGCAGGCGCGAGCTGCTGTTTTTCTCGGTGTCCACATCATCTTGGGTGATGGTGATCATCTCATCCATGGGCAAACGTGCCTGAGAGATCAGCAGACCCGTCATCAGCTTGGTCAGCGAAGCAATGGGCAGCACTGCCTGATCGTTTTTGCTGAGCAGGACTTCATGGGTATCCTGATCCACCACATAGGCCACGCTGCTTTGCAGATCCAGCGGGTCGTTGACGGAATGCAGACCGGCCATCTGGCCATAAGAGAGTCGAGCCGGCTCGTAAGCTGCCGCGGCTGCAGCAGCCACTACAGCAGCACGTGCGGGCGCCGCAATGCCTCTGGCGACACGGGTCTTGCCAGCGGATTTTTCAGCCTTGGCCAGTTCACGCCGCTCGGCCTTGCTGAGATTCTTGCCTGCCTTGGCCGTTTTGGTATCTGCCTTATCGCTCTTGCCCCGGGCAGCCTTGTCCGATTTTTCCGCCTTGGCGCTTTTGCCAGACTTGATTTCGGCCACTACGCGGGTTTTGCCCGCGGGTGCTTTGGCACCTTTTTTGGTAGACACCTCGGCAGCAGGCTTTTTGACCTCTTTTTTGGAGCTTGCCGCATGCGAAAGCGGTGCCGCCAACGCGCAGCTGAGCAAGGCCAGCGACATCACCTGGGTGAGTCTTGCAAGGCGGAAAGGGCGAAGCAGCGGCATGCGATACTCCAGACAACAAGATGTTAGGATTTATTTCAATCAAAAAAGTTGTGCAGCGACAAGCACTTACACAACTTTTCCGATAATCTGAGTGAAATTATAAATCCAGTGTTCAACCTTGTGCTGCTACAACCTCTTTATTGCTATGCAATTTGTTCAAAGCACTGAGGTAAGCCTTCGCTGAAGCCACCACGATATCGGGGTCTGCACCCACTCCGTTGACCACCCGGCCGTTGCGCTGCAGGCGCACCGTCACCTCGCCCTGGCTCTCGGTCGAGCCGCTGATGGCATTGACGGAATACAGCACCATTTCCGCACCGCTTTGCACCTGGGTTTCGATGGCTTTGAAAGAAGCATCCACCGGGCCGTTGCCGTCCGATTCGGCCTTGACTTCCTTGCCTTCCTTGCTGAATACCACGACCGCATGTGGGCGCTCACCGGTTTCACTTTGCTGCGCCAGAGAAACAAACTGGAACGGATCTTCCTGGTGCGAGCTTCCCTGCACGCTCACCAGCGCCAGAATGTCCTCGTCAAAGATTTCACTCTTGCGGTCGGCCAGCTCCTTGAAGCTGGTGAAAGCCTGGTTGATGGCGGCCTCGCTATCGAGCTCCACTCCCAGCTCCTGCAGGCGCTGCTTGAAGGCATTGCGGCCGCTGAGCTTACCCAGCACGATCTTGTTGGCAGCCCAGCCCACATCTTCGGCGCGCATGATTTCATAGGTATCGCGGGCCTTCAATACGCCATCCTGGTGAATGCCGGACGCGTGAGCGAAGGCATTGGCACCCACTACCGCCTTGTTGGGCTGCACCACAAAGCCGGTGGTCTGGCTGACCAGGCGGCTGGCGGCCACGATGTGCTGGGTATCAATGTTGACATCCAGGCCGAAATAATCCTTGCGGGTCTTGATGGCCATCACCACCTCTTCCAGCGAGCAGTTGCCAGCGCGCTCGCCAAGGCCGTTGATGGTGCACTCGATCTGGCGCGCACCGCCGATCTTCACGCCGGCCAGCGAGTTGGCCACCGCCATGCCCAGATCGTTGTGGCAGTGCACCGACCACACGGCCTTGTCGCTATTGGGCACGCGCTCACGCAGATTCTTGATGAAGTTGCCATACAGCTCTGGAATGGCATAGCCCACGGTGTCTGGCACATTGATGGTGGTAGCACCTTCGGCAATCACGGCTTCAATCACACGGGCCAGAAAATCGGGCTCGCTGCGGTAGCCGTCTTCGGCGCTGAATTCGATGTCATCAATCAGATTGCGCCCAAAGCGCACCGCCTGCTTGGCCGGCTCCAGCACCTGCTCGGGCGTCATGCGCAGCTTTTTCTCCATATGCAGTGGGCTGGTGGCGATAAAGGTGTGAATACGACCGCGATTGGCCTCCTTGAGCGCCTCGGCCGAGCGCGCGATGTCACGATCATTGGCACGCGAAAGCGAGCAGATGGTCGAATCCTTGATCGCCCGCGCAATGGCCTGAATCGACTCAAACTCCCCGTTGGACGCCGCAGCAAAGCCCGCCTCGATCACATCCACCCTCAGCCGCTCCAGCTGGCGCGCAATGCGCAGCTTTTCATCACGCGTCATGGAGGCGCCAGGCGACTGTTCGCCATCGCGCAAAGTGGTGTCAAAAATGATGAGTTGATCGGACATGGTGGGGTCTCTTTGGATTGATGGCGCGGGTCAGCGCCGGTTGTAATGAAGAATCGCCGATAAAAAAGCCGGTGCGCTTTTGACGACACCGGCTTGCATGGAAAACTTAGGCAGCTACCGCCTCTTGAACGGCCGGGACACGTTGCAATCCCGAGATGATGGCCCGGAGCGAGGCCGAGACGATATTGGCATCCACCCCGACACCGTAGTAAACCTGGGACTCGTCCACACGCAGTTCCACATAGGCGATGGCCTTGGCATTCGCGCCCTCACCAATCGCGTGTTCGGCATAGTTGAGCACGCGCACATTGCGACCAATCTCTTGTGACAAGGCCTGGACAAAGGCATCAATGGGACCCGTACCTTCTCCGCCCAAAAAATATTTCTCGCCTTCCACCTCGATTTCGGCCGTCATGCTGACCACGCCATCGGCCTCGCTCAAGCGGTAATGCGGGGCCTTGACCGTGTTCACGCCATATTCACGCTGGAACAGCTCCCACAAATCAGCGGCGGCCAATTCCTTGCCGCTGGCATCCATCTCGCGCTGCACCACCTGGCTGAACTCGATCTGCAGGCGACGTGGAAGTTGCAAGCCGTATTCGCTCTCGAGCAGATACGAGATACCGCCCTTGCCCGACTGGCTGTTCACGCGAATCACGGCTTCGTAGCTGCGTCCCAGGTCCTTGGGGTCAATGGGCAGGTAAGGCATATCCCAGATATCGCCTTCCTTGTGGGCCGAGAATGCCTTTTTGATGGCGTCCTGGTGCGAGCCCGAGAACGAGGTGTAGACCAGCTCACCCACATAGGGGTGACGTGGGTGCACGGGCAACTGGTTGCAATACTCCACCGTGGCGCGAATGCCGTCGATATCGGAGAAATCCAGGCCGGGATTCACACCCTGGATATACATATTCAACGCCACGTTGACCACATCCAGGTTGCCGGTGCGCTCGCCATTGCCGAACAAGCAGCCTTCCAGGCGATCAGCCCCGGCCATCAAGGCCAGTTCAGCCGTAGCCGTACCGGTACCGCGGTCATTGTGGGGATGTACACACAGCACAATGCTGTCGCGGCGCTCGATGTTGCGGTGCGTCCACTCCACCATATCGGCAAACACATTGGGTGTGGAATGCTCCACCGTGGTGGGCAGGTTGATGATGCACTTGTTCTCGGGTGTGGGCTGCCACACGGCGGTCACGGCATCGATCACGCGCTTGGAAAACTCCAGCTCGGTGTCCGAATACATTTCGGGCGAGTACTGGAAAGTCCATTGGGTTTGGGGATAGGTGGCCGCGATGTCGGAGAACATCTGGGCATTGGTGGTGGCGAGCTCGACGATTTCGTCTTCGCTCATGTTCAGCACCACACGGCGCATCACCGGTGCGGTGGCGTTGTAGAGATGAACAATGGCGCGGGGCACGCCTTCCAGCGCTTCGAAAGTGCGACGCACCAGATGCTCGCGCGCCTGGGTCAGCACCTGCACGGTCACATCATCGGGAATGCGGTTTTCCTCGATGAGCTTGCGCATGAAGTCAAATTCGATTTGCGAAGCCGAGGGAAAACCGACTTCGATTTCCTTGAAGCCAATCTTGACCAACTGCTCGAACATGCGCACCTTGCGCTCGATGTCCATGGGCTCGATCAAGGCCTGATTGCCGTCACGCAGATCCACGCTGCACCAGACCGGAGGCTTGGAAATCACCGCATCGGGCCAGGTGCGATCGGTCAGGCGCACAGGAGCGAAAGGACGGTATTTGGTCGAAGGGTTTTGCAACATGGTGAGTCTCTGTAGTCGAAATTGCAGGAAATTGAGCCCATTTCCAGCGACACCCAAAAACAAAACGGCCCGTCGC
Protein-coding sequences here:
- a CDS encoding 2-isopropylmalate synthase, encoding MSDQLIIFDTTLRDGEQSPGASMTRDEKLRIARQLERLRVDVIEAGFAAASNGEFESIQAIARAIKDSTICSLSRANDRDIARSAEALKEANRGRIHTFIATSPLHMEKKLRMTPEQVLEPAKQAVRFGRNLIDDIEFSAEDGYRSEPDFLARVIEAVIAEGATTINVPDTVGYAIPELYGNFIKNLRERVPNSDKAVWSVHCHNDLGMAVANSLAGVKIGGARQIECTINGLGERAGNCSLEEVVMAIKTRKDYFGLDVNIDTQHIVAASRLVSQTTGFVVQPNKAVVGANAFAHASGIHQDGVLKARDTYEIMRAEDVGWAANKIVLGKLSGRNAFKQRLQELGVELDSEAAINQAFTSFKELADRKSEIFDEDILALVSVQGSSHQEDPFQFVSLAQQSETGERPHAVVVFSKEGKEVKAESDGNGPVDASFKAIETQVQSGAEMVLYSVNAISGSTESQGEVTVRLQRNGRVVNGVGADPDIVVASAKAYLSALNKLHSNKEVVAAQG
- the pbpG gene encoding D-alanyl-D-alanine endopeptidase; its protein translation is MPLLRPFRLARLTQVMSLALLSCALAAPLSHAASSKKEVKKPAAEVSTKKGAKAPAGKTRVVAEIKSGKSAKAEKSDKAARGKSDKADTKTAKAGKNLSKAERRELAKAEKSAGKTRVARGIAAPARAAVVAAAAAAAYEPARLSYGQMAGLHSVNDPLDLQSSVAYVVDQDTHEVLLSKNDQAVLPIASLTKLMTGLLISQARLPMDEMITITQDDVDTEKNSSSRLRVGTTLTRGEMLHLALMSSENRAAHALGRTYPGGLSQFVQLMNSKARQLGMKDTRYVEPTGLSSSNQSSARDLAMLVGVAHGDPLVREYSTSPGYEVAVGRRTLQFNNTNRLVKSDHWDIGLQKTGYISEAGRCLVMQAHVAGRKLIMVFLDSAGKFSRLADAERVRHWVESNGGSTSTAMLGRVKG
- the leuA gene encoding 2-isopropylmalate synthase, with product MLQNPSTKYRPFAPVRLTDRTWPDAVISKPPVWCSVDLRDGNQALIEPMDIERKVRMFEQLVKIGFKEIEVGFPSASQIEFDFMRKLIEENRIPDDVTVQVLTQAREHLVRRTFEALEGVPRAIVHLYNATAPVMRRVVLNMSEDEIVELATTNAQMFSDIAATYPQTQWTFQYSPEMYSDTELEFSKRVIDAVTAVWQPTPENKCIINLPTTVEHSTPNVFADMVEWTHRNIERRDSIVLCVHPHNDRGTGTATAELALMAGADRLEGCLFGNGERTGNLDVVNVALNMYIQGVNPGLDFSDIDGIRATVEYCNQLPVHPRHPYVGELVYTSFSGSHQDAIKKAFSAHKEGDIWDMPYLPIDPKDLGRSYEAVIRVNSQSGKGGISYLLESEYGLQLPRRLQIEFSQVVQREMDASGKELAAADLWELFQREYGVNTVKAPHYRLSEADGVVSMTAEIEVEGEKYFLGGEGTGPIDAFVQALSQEIGRNVRVLNYAEHAIGEGANAKAIAYVELRVDESQVYYGVGVDANIVSASLRAIISGLQRVPAVQEAVAA